In Mastomys coucha isolate ucsf_1 unplaced genomic scaffold, UCSF_Mcou_1 pScaffold5, whole genome shotgun sequence, one genomic interval encodes:
- the Mrpl18 gene encoding 39S ribosomal protein L18, mitochondrial isoform X2, translating into MALQPRLWKCLSVCRNLECGFAALSTSSTPAVQPDVVTKENEAVAPEFTNRNPRNLELLGVARKERGWATVWPNREFWHRLRVVKTQHHVEAFVEHLNGQIVVSASTHKTFTECHDRKWCDASGASKNL; encoded by the exons ATGGCGCTTCAGCCGCGGCTCTGGAAATGTCTGTCAGTTTGCAGGAACCTGG AGTGTGGGTTCGCAGCCCTCTCAACCAGTTCCACGCCGGCGGTGCAGCCCGACGTGGTGACTAAGGAAAACGAAGCGGTAGCCCCGGAGTTCACGAACAGGAACCCTCGGAATCTGGAGCTCTTAGGTGTAGCCCGGAAAGAACGGGGCTGGGCTACGGTGTGGCCTAACCGTGAGTTCTGGCACAG GTTGCGAGTTGTAAAGACTCAGCATCACGTAGAAGCATTTGTTGAGCACCTTAATGGCCAGATTGTGGTTTCAGCATCCACTC ATAAAACGTTTACAGAATGCCATGACAGAAAGTGGTGTGATGCTTCGGGAGCCTCGAAGAATCTATGA
- the Mrpl18 gene encoding 39S ribosomal protein L18, mitochondrial isoform X1 → MALQPRLWKCLSVCRNLECGFAALSTSSTPAVQPDVVTKENEAVAPEFTNRNPRNLELLGVARKERGWATVWPNREFWHRLRVVKTQHHVEAFVEHLNGQIVVSASTREWAIKKHLYSTRNVVACESIGRVLAQRCLEAGINFMAYQPTPWEASSDSIKRLQNAMTESGVMLREPRRIYE, encoded by the exons ATGGCGCTTCAGCCGCGGCTCTGGAAATGTCTGTCAGTTTGCAGGAACCTGG AGTGTGGGTTCGCAGCCCTCTCAACCAGTTCCACGCCGGCGGTGCAGCCCGACGTGGTGACTAAGGAAAACGAAGCGGTAGCCCCGGAGTTCACGAACAGGAACCCTCGGAATCTGGAGCTCTTAGGTGTAGCCCGGAAAGAACGGGGCTGGGCTACGGTGTGGCCTAACCGTGAGTTCTGGCACAG GTTGCGAGTTGTAAAGACTCAGCATCACGTAGAAGCATTTGTTGAGCACCTTAATGGCCAGATTGTGGTTTCAGCATCCACTCGTGAATGGGCTATTAAAAAACACCTTTATAGTACCAGAAACGTGGTGGCTTGTGAGAGCATCGGGCGAGTGCTGGCACAGCGGTGCTTAGAAGCAGGAATCAACTTCATGGCCTACCAGCCCACCCCGTGGGAGGCCTCCTCAGACTCG ATAAAACGTTTACAGAATGCCATGACAGAAAGTGGTGTGATGCTTCGGGAGCCTCGAAGAATCTATGAATGA